AGGGCACTGTAAATCTTGAACGGGATAAATTATATAATAATGTGGGTTCCCTCAATGTTCAATTGTACAATTACAATTGTATGATATACAAAAGACAACCATTAAAATGCCAGCAAGTGTAATTACAGCGGATACACTGGAAGGTCTGGTTGAGGTATATAGATTATTTGACACAGTAATAAACCGTTCTTTCAGCTTCAAGAATTATAAATGCAATTTTAATGCAATTTTTAATCTTTATGCTTTTCAAATATCATTCAAACTACTTTTCTTTGCCCAAATGTACTGAAGTTCAGTTTGGTCGTGTACTGTTGTACATACTTTGATAAGGAAAGGTCAGCAGAACATAACATAAGATTGTATCATTTTATGTAAATATATGTTACTTTGAGGGATGTTTTTGTCAAACGGGGAGAGATTATTCTGGTATCATAAATGCTTCCATGCTTGCAAGGCTTTTGTCTGGGTCATTGCTTTGTTTTAATAACATTCACAATAAGATTTTGTTCTGCTGTTTTCCACAGTGATGACGCATGCACAATAAGCACAACAAGACACTTTATAGTGAACAATGAACAATGGACATTTGAAGTCAAGATAgttatatttaattattttcaagTAACGGGGTTGGTCCTAGTCTACCCCTTTGGCTTTGTTCATATCAGCACTCCGCCAAGATGATACATCAAAGTCTACTTGTCAAACAAAATAGTTTAAATTAGTATCTTACGTCAACGGATTTCACCCCATTCTTTTAACTGAGCTCTCCCGACAGAACTGTATATTAACAATAGGCAAACaatgaaattaaatttttttctaCAAATCTAAACATTACAATGTGATGGGCATTTCATTGAGTGACATGTGGGAAACTTAGTTTGACACAACAAGAGACGGTGCATCTATATTCAAGAGACATAAACCCATCATGCAGTAGCACAACAAAGGGAGCAAAGAGAAATCAGAGCCAAACATCGGCAAGAAGACTCAAAATGTCAGCCTCAACATAGAGGGAACAACCCAGGAATCAAcggctcagagtcctgccatgAACAAGAAGCTGCTGGCGCACCACTGTCACTGTCAGCAGTCAATTTTGTTGCCAGTGGAAGTGATAAATTGCacaaaatggatggattaatgaaAAAAGATTAGGGCTATGTCAGAAATATTCAGTGTTATCTAAAACCATCAGTTAGACAGTTGGGAATTGGACACAGTGTGGTGTTGGAGCAGGACAATAACCGCAAACACATCAAAACTGATCGTAGAATGGATGCAACAGGGCAACATTAAGCTTCTGAAATGGTCTTTCAAAAGTATCGACCTCAGACCTATCAGAAATATATGAACCATGCTTAAGAAGACAAACGAAAGTGCATCAAAAATCTATCGTAACCAACCAGAACTCTGCATGAAGTGATCTATCTGTTATTCAGGTAGTTTCTGGTCAAGGTGCCCCTTGATAAGGGAAAATAAGTTGTGTGGTCATTCTGCCGCAATATTCTGCCGAAATAACTAAAAGGTCAAATTTAGCAATGACATTTATGTCCATGAtgagtttttattattttatcttattagCTATTAAGAGAGTAAAATGGAAGCATACAGCATGTTGTCAAACTCTTGACTATCTTAATTCTGCTCGTACGACAGGTTGCTCACTGACCTTCCATTTACTTTTGGCAAAGTTTTTCTTGATTTGAGCACTGACAGATTCATGGATATTCTTGTCCAAAGCTGTGTCACCGCATATCCTGCAAGTTGCAAAGAATTAGAAAATTACAGGCATTTGAGGCAGTTTTCTGGGACTTGGGAGCTTCACATTAGTTCATTAATTATGAGTTCATTAATAATAACGTTGCACTCATTTTCAAGGTAAAAGTCGAACATCGCTACAAGCCTCTCAGACATGACTTAGTCATCTTTGAGTTTTGCACTGCTAAAACAAACACTGGGTTTGTTTTCATGGTCTCTTAGGATACAATAATTACAGTAAATATGGAACTTCAGTTAATTGCAGCCCAAGTCTCAGTTACTTTAAATGGAATTATTGTTTTGTCTATAAAGAGTCAAAATATAAAGCAGCAACACAAGCCAAAGGTGGCATCTTAAAGTGTTTGTAAACATCGAAATTAAACttataaaagaaaagataatCACATCTGAAACAAATAACAAAGtaagtatatatatatggtatttatatattatttgaCTTTCCTACCATGGATGCTGGAGGGCCTGCTCACATGTATatctcttcagaggctctttttCCATCATGTGACAGATGAAGTCTTTGGCTGCGAAAAAGAAAATCCAAGTTCATACGACAAGAAATTCCCTTGTGATTTATCATTGCTTCACAGACAGTAGATATTTTAGCAGTACCTGAATCTGAGATGTCATCCCAGTATGGAGAGTCAAATTCATACTCTGCCTTCAGAATCTGCTCAAATAGTTTGGCATCATTTTCGTCGTAAAAAGGAGGATATCCACATAACCTGAGAGAGCAATATTCAAATATATTCAGGAAGAGAAAATGACAACTTCAACAATTTGTCAGAGAGTTGTGGATTCAAACTTACAGAATGTATGAAATAACTCCTATGGACCAACAATCCACTGCTTTACTGTAGGGTTTCTGAGCAAGCACTTCAGGGGCTGTGAAAAGCACACAGAACACACTTACAGAGCAGAAAAAATACGAGACAGAGTGGCACTGAGGACGAATTCAAGTAATCTTGACCTTTTAGTTATACCATGTCATCTGGCAGGTTACGTTAAACAGGAAGAGAGCACTTCTGAAACACTTGCAATTGACACAGTAGGGGATCAAAGAGCCCCTCGTAGTAGAGTGAATAAAGAGGAGATATCAGCTGAAACAGCTCTCATGAAAGAGAGCGGCGCTGAAGAGAACCTGTCTGACCAGAGAACTGGTTCCTTACCCACATAACCAGGAGTACCACAGGCTGTGGACATGACACTTCCCGTTCCCTCGATCTTTGACAGTCCAAAGTCACTAATCATAATCTTGGAGTCTTCGTCCATACTGTAATACAGCAAATTCTCCGGCTGCAAAGACAAAGGAGGATCAAGGAGGTTTGTTTGAAAATGGAAAACAAAGGCCATCTGCAAGGCACAGCAAGCTGTTTTATTTCAATGTTCCCTGAACTAAGATACCTTCAAGTCTCTGTGGACGATCCCCATATCATGGAGATATTTAACAGCATCCAAAATCTGGTGGATGAGCTGGCTGGCATCTCTCTCTGTGTAGAAACCTTTCTCCACAATCCTGTCGAACAGCTCACCGCCAGATACCCTAAAAACAAATTGAGAATCGTGACAAAACAGCTTAATACTTGTTTACCTTCGCTAATAATACTATCAAACCCTACCACAATAGTTGTGTAGCTCAAACCTACAAAGTATTTGTTGGtttgtaaatgaaaaaaatgaccaATGGTATGGTGAACTGACCAATTGTGCAAAATTATATGAGATAGCTTGAACCTTTGGTAGAACTGGACACAGATTATTGTGTTTTAACATATCATGTTATACATTTGATAAATGATTGCTATTtaatgtgtgggtgtgtttatCTCTGATGGGTATGCGTCTTGGCTCTGTGCTGTATGTTTCCATTGCTGGAACACTTTTTGTGCATTGATCCTGGTGACGCTGAATGAAAACCTCATCATCTAGATAAAATCCCTGTTCACTGTCTGAAACACACCATCGTTTGGAAGGAGGTATGCACGTATCTGGGATTGAATTTCCAATGTTCCAATGTTCTGATCTAATGATAACAGACACATCAGATTACAGAATACTTTGCTGCTAACAACACTTCTGGAAAAGCATATACTTCTGCAGTGTCGACCAGTGTGCTCACTtatatcttcaatatttgtcaaAATACTAAACGAGGCAAAGGTGTAAGGTGACATCTACGGACCAAACATACTTTTGTGGGTTCCCCGCATTGGGGCTTCGCAAAAGCACGTCAACATAGTGTTTTAGGAGAAGCCTCAGATATATGTTGGACAATCTGAGGTATAggctgctcttggttgtgttggAGCTGTTGTTGGTGCttttgctctgctctgctgcagaAAAGACAGAAGTCAAAACTGACAAAGGTTGCTTTGTGTTGAGGCGAAACAAATAATGAAGATTGTCTAGTACAGCTGTGGTCTTAGCTTTTCACTtgtgtttctttgctttttattGATTTTGGCTTCTCGCCCTCTTTGTTATCAAATCAGTTGTTGTCGGTTATTCCTGGCTCAAACTGACTTTCAGCCAATCAGCATTCATCATCTCTGAAGCCTACAGATTTTTATAGCGGACTTTACAACTGTTGAGCACATAAAAACAAGCACTGGTCCATTTGAAGGCATAAAGTATCATTTTGCATGGGAAAAACATATAAATGTACATTTAATCTAATATGAGATTAGTTTTAAGCAGTTTAATCAATGTCTTTAACTCCTCAATGATGCAGCAAATTGTCCTCATATTTTAGAGGCTTGAACCAAAAAATGTTTGGCAGATCTGCATGAAAAACTGATGCTGCTTAATTTTCAGCAAATTAACAGAACAAATTACATGCTACATTgctacaggaaaaaaaaaatctgtaggAAAAAAATGTGGAAGTGGAACTCACAGTTGCATGACAAGATATAGATGAGATGTACTCTCAAAGATGTCCTCCAGTGAAACAATATTGGGATGCTTGATTCTGAGGAAGATACATGACATAAGTCATTCTTAAGGAAACCAAATCTAGATGATGCTTACTGTTAATTGGTCACCAGATGGCATTCTTGCTCTACAGTTCATTTTATAagatttcttttctctcttttatatAAAATGATCGACGGTAAATTAGGATTAAACGAACACATTTATATACAGAATGATCCAACACCTAACATCAGATAGACTACCACCTGTCAATGACAGGTGCCTAAAGCTTGAAACACTGAAAACAAAACGGAACAGCTGTAAGGCTTGAAAGTAAGCAAACGATAAATGCCAATGTCTtactcataaaaaaaataaaaataaaataaaagacttggaTCGAGTGCATGGTCAACAGACGGCTGAGCATCTCTCTTGGCTCTCAAATTGAGAGCATATGAGCTGTCACTAACACAGCGGCAGCTAAGAGGGGCTAATGTGGCTTTTAGAAGAGTGAGAGAATCCTATACATAAGGATCATCTTTTTCATAGTTGATTCTTTAAACTTTCTTTTGCTCTATCCAATTTATTTCATTGCTACTTTAAATATTTATCCAAACGACACTCCTCCCATTCTTCTATATTGTTCTCTTTTTCAGTCATACCCAACCCCCACCCCTTCCCAGCTTCTCCACCCTCTatgtctctttctctttcttcagTACACTGCTGCGGGGAACTCCACACCATCTCCGCCTCTGTGTGCTGTTGCCCTGGCAACAGGGACTCTAAAAATAGGTCTATCTTCTTTACTCCTGACATTTCCGGTGCACAATCCTACTGTTTCTACTGACACTATACATTTAGTCATCTCGTCAGTTGACCCCTATACTGCATCTGCACATGCATTGTAGTAAGACGCAGATGCATCATCATAAGTAACTTCTGTGACTTCACCTGTGCAGGACCGCAATCTCATTTTCAATGTTGTTCTCTTTGCCTTCCAATGCTTTCTTGGGGATGCACTTGATGGCCACCAGCCTCCGAGTCCTCTTCTCCTCTGCtagaaccacctcagagaaaGCACCCCTgaaacatacatgcacacatgaGACAGGAGTGAAAAAACCCGTGGGAGCGTGGAGGAAAATGGACAAGATTAGAAAGCAAAATAAAGACTCTGTCTTCCCAAGCTAAAGCTCATGATACCTTGAAATCTTTGCACTGCAAAGGTTTGTCTTTCGTTGAGCTCCACAGATATTAAGTCTGGACACTTGACATTTTtacattgttaaaaaaaaactgctttttaaCAACAACTCCTGTGATATAGTGCTTTTTACTGTatgcttgtgtttgtgtggcaAAATGTGTGCGCATGAGTGGTGTTTAAATGAATAATTCAAAATGGTGACATTACTGAGTGGTTTTCAAGGGTTGAGAAAAGACTCTGAAGGGGAAGTTATAGAAACATTTATTGGCATTGCGGATGCTTTAAAAAAGGAACTATTTTTAATCCTTTCAATAATAGATAGAGTAAATGTAGTGTGGCTGTATCTGAGGGAGACTAGACTGCATTATGGATTATGGTCTGGTAATGATGAGAGGGAGAATAGTGTGTATTTACAAAGTCTACCCACAGGAGCGTGGGAGGGAGCTCAGGAGGAGGCTTGAATGCATGAGCATTGTAAGCAACCACAGGGATCTTTTCCATGTGTGAGAAACAGCTCTGACaatcaaaacataaaacatgataaacacCCAATTTTAGCAAAATATTATCCTGAGCTAGAGAACTCAGTATGTAAGTTTCTGAAGAGGGCAATAACTTCTCTTAAATCTGCATGGAAATTGGTTTCTCAGTGTTTTTGCTACTAACAACCATGTGATAAGGAAGCAATAACCTCTGCTTTTAATGTTTATTAACTTTTAGTTACAGAGCTGAAGACCTCAACGtggattttttcccccccatcaTCTTTCCACAATAAATGCTCAGTGTGAATCATTGAGATGGCTTTGTACCATTACCATTTTGTGCTCAACAAACCAACGAAATAGAAACAGTTGAACAGGGAAGCTGCGAGGAAAAGAGCCAATTCTAGCACACATCTCCAGTTTCAATTCTGAAAGGTCCTAAAATAATCTCAGAACAAAATCACATAAAGCTCTTGTTCGCATCGACCCATGAAAGCATCTTAATGTGTTTAAGTCTGAAGTATTTATAGCCAGGGCTTCATCAGCGCGCCAAAATCTCAATTATCAGTCAATTAACCTCTTTAGAATTATTGGGTGTTTGAAATAAGAGGGTCAATGGACTGAGAAAAAGACAAGTATGAGCCTTAATAATATGACTAATATGAGACTTTCTGATGGAAATGTCAGCAGTATTTCCTCACTGTTAATTACATATCAGTACACAACACTTATAGTGAGAGAAAGCCTTGTTTAATAGCTCCAGAAACCAATTTAAAGCACAAAAAATCATCAAGTTCATCTTTGATGAGCATTCCAGTATTGTAAAATTACAGTGTTTTAACGTATACATGTCTGTTGAAGACAGCAGGTTGTTTAGCCAGACTACAGTATTATCACCAGTGCTAAATTTCAACACTCAATACAATTACTTTCTCAATAGGAATCTCTTGATCAAGACAACAAAATTGTGTTTTATCAAGAAGTAGTTTTGAACCTCAGTGACTGACCATTTCCAATCAAAATCTACCTGATGCTATTAATAAATCATGATCAAAGTATAGATATAAAAGGTAACCTGTTGAGAAATCAACACATGTTAGACATGCACAAAACAACCATttctgatgtaaaaaaaatgccaaTGTAACAGTATCCTtagcacaaaacatttttttttcgtcagttttgtttgtttggggcTGAGATACTGAATGCCACACTCACTTGGATTGCATAGAGTGCACTGGATTGCATTCAGTTGCATAGTGCACATTTAAAGATTTATAGATGCGATGGTTCCTCAGTTAAATTCAGATTATGTCATTTCCATTCAATAAACTACAcactatttatatttatttgtgCAGCTAATTTATTATCAGACTACTCAAACACCCATACAGCTACTGTGGATAGCGAACCGTTTGTGCCAATTTCAGCTTTGGAGTAGAGCCAGATCCTGTCATGTGGGGTTACTGAAAAGGATTTTATGAGAATGTTACATTACCAGATGCATTAGCTTGGTGTAAAGCACAAGCACATATCCCAAATTATAGTAAATTTTTGTGATATTCTAAATAGTTAAGAAAAACTAATCTAGTTATGGTCAGACATTTTAATGGAGAAATATGGCTAATGACACTTTTAATGGGCTTTGTGACATCTTCAGGGGAAAAAAGATCATAAAGATTGTGGCATCAATCCTCATTAGTAAATTTTAGAATAGAAAAAGTCCAAACTAACATACTGGATTATTACATCCGTCTATCAGATAGTTATCATTTAATATTTGGTGTTTTAATGTGTCTTACATggtgccttttcttttctttttctaattttcttgtGTACAATGACAAATCAAGATCTATAGTCAACGATATATATAATTGTGAGCAAGCTGACAGGCTTTAACATTGCTGTCAACATTTAGCAAAACGCGGTACTGTGTTCAAGAGCAGTAGCAGAAAAATGTCATTAAGCTGCAGACTCAAAGTTTTACAATCGGCAGACAaataaaattttttaaattaatcaaaaatgaaaaacaatcctTTTAAAATTAAGCTAAAATGCGGCGGGAGGTGTGATTGTTTTGTTGTATCATCTTTTTCGCATCTGGTTTTATTATCTTCATTGTCACCTATGTTGTTGTCTCGTTGACAGTTCAAATGTTTGAATGATTTCTGTGACGTATGATCTGCCTATGCTACAACAAATATCATTCTGCAAAAAAATACATCCTACAAAAAATCCTATCAATCAAATAGcaagttaaaaaagaaatgtacTTTTGTTCAATAACACAAGATAcaattgtgtttgtgtggatgAATGAGATTGCATGATGGTTGAAAAGATACTTAGAGCAAATATGGCTGCGTCGTTTCACTATATGCCAGTGAGTGACAGAATGATTGAGAGTAAACAAGATAGGTAGAAATGGATATTCACGGATgtacagatacacacacacacacacacacacacgcacacgtttTTCCTCTGTTGCCATGAGACAAACTGTAATTAACCATCCAATTGCTCATTTCTCCTTGGAGACATACTAGGGGTGGGTTCTCAACGGGTTTGGGAGAGAAACGCGGAGGAAGGGATGCAGCTACTGTAGCTGTTACTCTGATTTAATGAGATCTTGTGAAGAGCTAATGTGCACATCTTACAATAACACTGGACAGTGGTGGAATATGGATAAATGAGAGGTGTATGCTGCTGTCAAGCCTCATTGATTTAAATAGAGTTTCTGTATTCCACCAGCAACGGACCACAGAAATCAATTTAATGCCACGAAATAAGGCTATCACACTTGCTCTTAAAAATTAAAAGAAGTTTTACATGAGTCATTGATCTGAAGACTCATAGCTGATGCATCTGTCATCTTGGCTGTATGTGAATAAGACTGTCCAAGCACAGTTTTGATTAAACATTTGGGTATTTTTACAGACAAGTTTATCCTCccccaaacagacagacagacagatggatagatagatagatagatagatagatagatagatagatagatagatagatagatagatagatagatagatagcaaAATGGTGATGATGTCTATACCTCAAGCCATCAGCACCACATGAGCACATGCAGCACAGCATGAGTCCCTGTctgacacactcacacacttacacatacgcacacacatacgaGTTGGTAAAGACAGTGTAATCCCAGCTGCCTATATGGGCAAATATTGATTCACACATTCTCAAATCACCATGAGTGTCTCACTGTGTTCTAACTACGATCACTGTCATACTGCTGCGCTGCTTTTTCTACAACTTCAGAGTCTTTACTTGACAATTAATCATTTGATTTTTAAACGCTCGGCAGGTAAACTACATTACATGGAATGAACACACTTTAGAGGTAGAGATATTTGTCTCCGTAATTACGATAAATTTCCATATCTTTAAACCAAACTAATATCATAAATGTATGGATTTAATTTTTCAGAAAGAAAGTGCACACTAATCAGACAGAGTGAATCTAGCTAATTACACCATAAAGACTGGTGGGAAAAAATGAAGTACGTTCTGATGAGCActtatatgtgtgtttatgtgtattTTAAGCTGTTCGGGAGTCTTTATTATGCTGTTAATTGACACACCAAGTGCTTATGGTAAAAGTACAGAGCAGGGTGTCACCCTTTCACCGTAGCAACTACTAGCAAAGCAGTGGCAATGTAATGGCACACATAAAACTCAAATGACTAGTAATAACTCAAAGCATGACTTTATATGTCATTAATGTATACTATTCATGAGACCCGACAGGAAACATTTACTGAGTTAATGTATGCTGATTATTTTTGAATGGGAGTCCAATGGATCCCCAGATGTTTTGGAGCCAGCACTTATCAGCTGTCACTGGTATAGCAGTTTAAGACACTTCCACACTGGCTTCACGTCTGACAGCAAATGATTACATCCACTTTGTATACAGTCTGTAGTCAATACTGAACGTGTTTTTGCACGCATTATTGAACACAATTGTTAATTAACTTCACACCCTGCATTTATTGGACTTGATAAGATGAATCTTTGTAACAACTCATTTGTTAAACTTGACTCCTTGAACTTCAAGTGTaactaaaaactgaaaaaagggaAACTAATGAGGTGGAGATGGTGAGACACACAGGGTCATCTGGACAGAAGCGAAGCCCACGCCGTAGGCTGTTTTTGAAGCCTGTCTGCCAAAACCAGCTCAAGTCTCCAGCAGGGGAAGTCGGGAGGTACTGACAGGCGTGATAACAGGCTAAGACTGTGGCTGAGAGCTCAGACAGAGCAATCAAAAGACAAAGGAGAGTGAAATGTGTACAGGTTCACCCAAGCAAAACTTGTTACAACGTTTTCTTCTTTAAGATAGATCTTCAGGACAAATGCATCTCAGCACATTATTGTGACTCTAGACATCGCTGCATGACAGAATGAAACTAAATAATTGTTTCTTCTTGATTTACTTTAAGACAAAATCACAAATGAAATCTGATTGCTAGGCCAGCTCTAAGCCTGACTGGAAAATGTTTTCTTCACATGAATGGTATCACTGTGAACTCTAAAAATCCTGAAGAGTCTAAATAATTGAAAATTATGGCTCAGgtttatgaacaaaaaaaaatgtccttcaAGTTTGTTGAGTTTTTCATCACTGCTAGCGAATGACTTATACAGTTAAAACAAGTAATACCTCAAGTGGTAAAGACTTGGGCGAAGGATAAATCAGTTTCTGGGGCCCTCACTTAAACAAAGAAATGTTTGCTGTAATGGCAAATGTTGTTCAtaattttcattttgtttcagaGTGATGGACTATCATTCAGGAAGAGTAAGACCCATGGGACATGttgcaaaaaaaatacaagcaTCCATCAGGCAAATTGATCTCACCTGGGGCAAACACTCCCCCTGAACCCAGTGTGGTTTGAAGTTCCCTCGAAAAAGCTTTTTATCCTAATTTACTTTGAGCgtgtacttgtgtgtgtgtgggtctaAGGCAGCTAAAAATAAGATTGGGGATGTGTGAATATACAgtataatccaattcataccAATCTCTAGATGCACTAAGAATTGTACAGCTGTACATCCTCCATCCGCCCCACTAAAATCATGAGTAGGTCAAACCTCTTAACTCCACTGCTCTTCTCCGGAGCCAAAACCAACTAGCATGAGTACTTTTCTAGCAGCATCCAGTGCTGCTCAGTCAGAAGGTTTATGCGCTTCAAATTATCTCTCTAAGCTGCTCAAGTAGTTGTTAAAACTGACCTGTCCTGTATTTTAcatctttatttcttttaaaggtCATACAATGAAAATTGATCCTCTCTTTCTGAGTACAACATTCCACCATCTATCAAAATGTTTGCCAAATATCTTCTTTTGGTCTTCATTGGTTGAAATGACATAGCATGTGACATGACCATCCATAACCTCGCCCCGATAAAATGTAAGTATTTTCTTTCATAGGGGATAGATCCTATGTATCAAGTATCAGTACTACACAACAGAAAgtatgttgatgaagattctcagtcatccaggtcatggtaatcataaAAGCTTGAATGAGGTCAGCTGGACTTCAGGATCCAAGAAGAGGTCcggttgcccttattcaagctcataTGATTACACAAAAGAAAATAGTTATACAAATAGAAAATTAAAATACACGTCTGTAGACGTTTAAAGCAGGTGTTACTATTGTGTAGTGGCCTAAAATGAATTTTGAAATGTAACCAGCCCCTATCAACTCAGACAAGCTGCTAGTTTACAgggaggaaagaagaaaaaaagcaataCTGTGAGAAAAAGTTTTCATTGGACCTCTCAAAGCCTTGGCATTCGGTTGCCTCCATCTCGGTCTTTCTGGAACAGAAGTGGTTTGGAAAACAAGTTTTGTATCTTTgagaaccatccatccatccaagcatccattttctatactgcttaatccaattcagaggCCGCGGGTGGGCTGCAGCTTATTCCAGATGCCACTGGGTGAGAGCATGCTCAACAATACAATTTATATAAAACCAgtcaccaaaaaaaagaaatgtttttgcactttgaatgatgtctctgTACTGTTTTCAAAAACTGAAGTGTCATAATACGCAAATCATTGCCTTTATTTTTCACTAATATACTACACCATGTGGCTTTTTTTGGAGACAATACTATAAACgccaaaatgaaatgaaaacatgaataAAGCCTTGCAGTAACCTCATGGGAGCTCATTTGGTTGCCTGGCACCTTACTATTATGATAAGACCTCCCAAAAATCAAACAAATTCTTAAGTCATCAGGTAAAACTTGAGTTTTTGTACGAATTCAACAAATGATAGAAAACTGTGTAAATTTGTTTTAATGATTTTCAAACTCCTGCACAACTATTCACATATTTTCAACTGACTGTGCGAGCTTAAATTGTCCCTTTAACTTCAACCTAAATAAATGACATTGTTACAGAAGAAAAAATGGTTCATCAGaataacaaataaaactgaaaaactacTACGAGGAGTGCTTGTCCTGAAGTGAATTCCAACCAGAGGTGAAACTGTGAGGATTAGTCGGATCAGAATATAATATTTCAACGTAAATCAATTAAATTCATACTCTGAATTCCTGGATAAAGCTCCTCTATAATCTTTTCTCTGAGCATAAGGAGCTTTCCGTCAACACATTAATTCTGCCCTCTGCCAGGTCCAGCTACAGTGAACAGGAGGGAGAGTATAACTTCTATTTTACTCTGAAGTAAGGGGACATAATATCATGGGAACTCAGCACATTTTATATAGCCTCTGATACAATAAATCACAGTCACTGTTTTAAAGTTCCTGTGAAGTCATAGTGGGATAATCACTGACATTATTAGCATGTTGTAGCACCAAAGAATTCTCAAACTTACATTTTGACATAGACAAATGGCATTGTACAGATCATAGTCAGCTCTGAGATGCAGACACCTGGAGTACCATTTGCCGTCCTCCTTCAGCGTTTGAGATAACTACAGTTTCTTCTgcccactgctgctctgttttctgGACATGGACCAGAGTTTTGGAGTCATTAATATCTAATTCTGTGCTGCCTCTCTGGGGAAGCAGGTGTGATTCCAACAGGAGAGGAAACAGTCTCGCCACATATGGCACAGTCGTGTCATCACAGGTGGACATGT
The Odontesthes bonariensis isolate fOdoBon6 chromosome 3, fOdoBon6.hap1, whole genome shotgun sequence DNA segment above includes these coding regions:
- the camk1a gene encoding calcium/calmodulin-dependent protein kinase type 1 → MPLGEDGNGWKKKTSDIKEHYDFKEVLGTGAFSEVVLAEEKRTRRLVAIKCIPKKALEGKENNIENEIAVLHRIKHPNIVSLEDIFESTSHLYLVMQLVSGGELFDRIVEKGFYTERDASQLIHQILDAVKYLHDMGIVHRDLKPENLLYYSMDEDSKIMISDFGLSKIEGTGSVMSTACGTPGYVAPEVLAQKPYSKAVDCWSIGVISYILLCGYPPFYDENDAKLFEQILKAEYEFDSPYWDDISDSAKDFICHMMEKEPLKRYTCEQALQHPWICGDTALDKNIHESVSAQIKKNFAKSKWKQAFNATAVVRHMRRLQLGTSLEGTSQITPTSPCHGHLLPEEEVEEEEDELGNEEEESLSHYEDGRRGSNEGSTDRDSLRSCTYCCRPTSRI